In a single window of the Salmo trutta chromosome 21, fSalTru1.1, whole genome shotgun sequence genome:
- the LOC115157266 gene encoding zinc finger protein 358, giving the protein MASCNFQAQLVSVMEVLAKAAVAEINKRVDDSCAVIRLEMTQSQRDIDVLKRKWQMMESELKKTRGRVRRKVFYPVASERSSYPVKIVLNKQRSNSQWREEELAVEEDSLPQPTDVEQRVETEPILIKDEETAEDVWKTDPQEELRITGEESGSKPGKPPSFEQRHCDEDFITQPNISPRDSVEHYPNSDRPEEPGTPQLTSTEVFRTEQHRPDEDSLDLVMVKEEELDQTTTLAGPDQFVMDESDGQLWTSVDPGRDTDPVCHPDFSFHSTEEYSQNISICPSYSGLPSVPTMTDDVGPSLHSSIGKPHANMFSAEKHMKGHVRTLADETRQQMPEGQSSETLNSSNEGNSLALQPRQHQYRASEATVRLSECTTGSNMATTSTFSGYSLSHSSFNMVKRMRTQWRSGSTTERRFSCTFCGKSFQRFCQLKVHLRSHTGEKPYTCEQCGRSFTQQCNLIRHAVVHSGEKPYECKQCGKCFTQRSSMKSHQKTHIGESPVSQYVAPAYPGDPHTSLKRN; this is encoded by the exons ATGGCCAGCTGCAATTTTCAGGCGCAGTTGGTATCCGTTATGGAGGTATTAGCTAAAGCAGCGGTAGCAGAAATAAACAAACGTGTAGATGATAGCTGTGCTGTTATACGTTTGGAAATGACCCAAAGCCAGCGAGATATTGATGTACTGAAAAGGAAGTGGCAAATGATGGAGAGCGAGTTGAAGAAGACACGAGGACGAGTCAGAAGAAAAG TTTTTTACCCCGTGGCATCAGAGAGATCTTCATATCCAGTCAAGATTGTTTTGAACAAGCAGAGGAGTAACTCACAGTGGAGAGAAGAAGAGCTGGCTGTTGAAGAGGACTCTCTACCCCAG CCTACAGATGTGGAGCAGAGAGTGGAGACTGAACCCATACTGATCAAAGatgaggagacagcagaggaTGTGTGGAAGACTGACCCTCAGGAAGAGCTCAGGATCACTGGAGAGG AGTCTGGTTCCAAGCCTGGGAAACCACCATCCTTTGAGCAACGGCACTGTGATGAGGACTTCATCACACAACCCAATATATCTCCCAGAGACTCAGTGGAACATTACCCAAATTCTGATCGTCCAGAGGAACCAGGAACACCCCAGCTCACGTCTACAGAGGTGTTCAGGACAGAGCAGCACCGGCCAGATGAGGACTCACTAGACCTAGTgatggtgaaagaggaggagctgGATCAGACCACGACCCTGGCAGGTCCTGACCAGTTTGTTATGGATGAGTCTGATGGGCAGCTGTGGACCTCTGTGGATCCAGGCAGAGACACTGACCCTGTCTGCCACCCAGATTTCTCCTTTCATTCCACAGAAGAGTACTCTCAGAATATCTCAATTTGCCCATCTTATAGTGGGCTGCCATCTGTTCCTACTATGACAGATGATGTAGGGCCATCGCTTCACTCTTCTATAGGAAAACCACATGCTAACATGTTCAGTGCAGAAAAACACATGAAAGGACATGTCAGGACATTAGCTGATGAAACTAGACAACAGATGCCAGAGGGACAGAGTAGCGAGACGCTGAATTCAAGTAATGAAGGAAATAGTTTAGCTCTACAGCCAAGGCAGCATCAATACAGGGCTTCAGAAGCAACAGTGAGATTGAGTGAGTGCACGACAGGGTCAAACATGGCCACCACCTCCACCTTCTCTGGATACAGCCTGAGTCACAGTAGTTTTAACATGGTGAAGAGAATGAGGACTCAGTGGAGATCAGGCAGCACCACAGAGAGGCGTTTCAGCTGCACCTTCTGTGGTAAGAGCTTCCAGCGTTTCTGCCAGCTCAAAGTACACCTCCGGAGTCACACCGGAGAGAAACCGTACACCTGTGAACAGTGTGGCAGGAGTTTCACCCAGCAGTGCAACTTGATCAGACATGCTGTGGTCCACAGTGGGGAGAAGCCATACGAGTGCAAACAGTGTGGGAAATGCTTCACTCAGCGCTCCAGCATGAAGTCTCATCAGAAAACTCACATAGGAGAGAGTCCAGTTTCTCAATACGTGGCACCCGCATACCCTGGGGATCCACACACAAGTTTAAAGCGCAACTGA